TCTGCCTTAATCCTGACATGATGAAATGGTAGAGAGGGTTAGATAGATAGAGGGCATTCTCTGGAAGGACAAAACCATCCCCTCTCCAAAGATGGGACTCCACAGAGTTCCAGTGGCCACTTGACAAGCTGTCCTTGTTCACCTGTCTTCCCATGACCCAGCATCTGTCTGTTTCCCTTCAGTTTGGGGACTTCACGAAGAGGGTGGGTGTTCTCGGCCCTGGGCCCTGCTTCAGGGGAgactggggaggaggagggctgtGGGGGGCTTGTAGCTACCTCCCAGCCCCAACCTGTCTTCCCTGGCAGCGGCTGATCGACAAGACCAAGGTGACCTATCTGAAGTGGCTGCCTGAGTCGGAAAGCCTGTTCCTGGCCTCACATGCCAGCGGCCACCTGTACCTATACAACGTCAGCCACCCGTGCGTCTCGGCCCCACCCCAGTACAGCCTGCTAAAGCAGGGAGAGGGCTTCGCAGTCTACGCGGCCAAGAGCAAGGCACCCCGCAACCCCCTGGCCAAGTGGGCGGTTGGGGAGGGGCCGCTGAACGAGTTTGCCTTCTCCCCCGACGGCCGGCACCTGGCCTGCGTCAGCCAGGATGGCTGCCTGCGCGTCTTCCACTTCGACTCCATGCTGCTGCGCGGGCTCATGAAGAGCTACTTTGGGGGCCTGCTCTGTGTGTGCTGGAGCCCTGACGGGCGCTATGTGGTGACCGGTGGCGAGGACGACCTGGTCACCGTGTGGTCCTTCACCGAGGGCCGTGTGGTGGCCCGTGGCCATGGCCACAAGTCCTGGGTCAACGCGGTGGCCTTCGACCCCTACACCACGCGGGCTGAGGAGGCAGCGGCCTCTGCTGGTGATGGGGAGCGAAGcggtgaggaggaggaggagcctgAGGCCGGGGGCGCCCCAGTGTCCCCACTGCCTAAGGCCGGCTCCATCACCTATCGCTTTGGCTCGGCCGGCCAGGACACGCAGTTCTGCCTGTGGGACCTCACTGAAGACGTGCTTTACCCGCACCCGCCCCTGGCCCGTACCCACACCCTCCCTGGCACCCCCAGCACCACGCCCCCAGCTGCCAGCAGCTCACGGGGTGGAGAGCCAGGCCCTGGCCCCCTGCCCCGCTCGCTGTCCCGCTCCAACAGCCTCCCACACCCGGCAGGTGGTGGCAAGGGGGGCGGCCCGGGTGCCGTGACAGAGCCAGGTACCCCTTTCAGCATTGGCCGCTTCGCCACCCTCACACTGCAGGAGCGGCGGGACCGGGGGGCAGAGAAAGAGCACAAGCGCTACCACAGCCTGGGCAACATCAGCCGGGGTGGCGGCGGGAGCAGCGGCGACAAGCCCAGTGGCCCTGCCCCCCGCAGCCGGCTGGACCCGGCCAAGGTCCTGGGCACGGCGCTGTGCCCGCGCATCCACGAGGTGCCGCTGCTGGAGCCCCTGGTGTGCAAGAAGATCGCCCAGGAGCGCCTCACTGTCCTCCTTTTCCTTGAGGACTGCATCATCACTGCCTGCCAGGAGGGCCTCATCTGCACCTGGGCCCGGCCCGGCAAGGCGGTGAGTGGCTCCCCCGGGACCTCGCAGGACCCTTGGCCCAGGCCTTTGTCACCAGCACAGCTTCAGCCCAGGGGGATGAAAGCTCAGAGTCGGAGGACAAAGCCTCTGCAGTGTTAGAGGACGGGTTTCTAGAACCCTGGGACATGAGTTCCGGGAGGTGAGGTCAAGTAtagaagtggggtgggggtgggggtgggggtgggggaaggcagcATGGCTGGGTCTGGCTGCTTGTGACTAGAAGCAGTCTGTATTTCTAGGGCAAATTGGTTTTTAAATGGTGAAACTTTTGAAAATACTGCGGGCCAACCTAAACACATCTGTGGGCAGTTCTGAGTCTGTGGCCCGGCTACCATGTGGCATCCCAGCCAGTTGCTGGAGGCCCAGGCCATGGCTCCCAGATAACAGTCCTGCTCATTTGGTCTCAGGGCAGTCACTGCCCCTCTCTGACCTCCACCCGTCATCTTATAGGAGAGAGCCTGTGAGATGGCTGGCAGGGGTGCACCCACCTCCTAGGGTGGCTGTGGGGTTTGGGAAGATCATGGCAGGTGAAGCACAGGGCTTGACACCTTGGAAATTCGGGAGTGCAGCACCTCAGCATTTGGGCTCAGCTTCCAGGCTGGCAAGTCTAGGGCTGCAGCTTTGCTCCTTGGAAGAATGGTTTTAGAATCTTAAGAGTCCTGAGTCACAGTTTCAGAGTATCAGAGGCAAGGGTGTTGGAATACCGGGGCCTTTGGGAGCCCTGAAAGAACCCCCTCCTCTATCTCCCTAGTTCACAGATGAGGAGGCTGAGGCCCAGACAGGGGAAGGAGGTTGGCCCAGGTCACCCAGCAAGGCAGTGGTAGAGGTAGGACTGCCCCTGAGATTTTTCTCCCCCAGAATTCAGCACCGTCCAAGTCAGAAAGAGACCTCAGTTGCCCCCCTCACCTCCCCATCCCATCCTAACCCCATCTGTTCTGCACGGGATCAGCTGAGGACTTTATTAGTATGAAGTACCAACTGCTAGCCAGGAAGCCTAGAGCAGCACAGAGGCCGGGGGCGGTGGGGCGCGGATCTGGTGGCGCCCTGGGTGGTCCCTaaccctcccctctcccctcatcTTCCCAGGGCATCTCCTCCCAACCAGGCAACTCCCCGAGTGGCACGGTGGTGTGAGACTATGGACGGGCCTATGCCCCCACTGCCTGGCCGTCACCCTCCCCACTGAGCTCACCGAGCAACGTATTAACAAGACTAACCATGACGATGGACCACACCGCCCCCTTTTCCCTGCACAAACTTGGGGGTCAGAGGGTCCCTCTGCTGGCCTAGACACTGGGGGTGTGTAGTGACCTGCGTGGCCTCAGCCTTGTCCCTGCCCACTGCCAAGTACAATGACCCCCTCTGAAACGTCAGTGTTACCCTCATCCCTGTCCCCAGCATGTGACTGGTCGCTCCTGGGTGAGGATGTCCCCTGACCCATGGGAGTCCAGCTCTGCAGTGCGCCTCAGCCATGGACAGGGCAGGGGGTCCGCCCCTCCCCTGGCCCCGCCCCTCCTTCGCTATTGTCTGTGCTTCCCCAAGAGTGTTAAATTATGGAAGCCCCTCGGGGCCCTCCCCACCGTCAGGACCTCTTATTTATACTAAAGTCCCCTGTTTTCACAGCCGCGGGCCCAGCGTGTATGTTCCCTTCATGGGGGTGTGGAGGGGGCGGGTGTGCTGCGCCTCCTGGGATGCATGCACCTTAAGGCCCTGCCTCCGTCCTTAGCGTTGCCGGGAAAACCTGAGGCGGGGGTGGGGCTTGCTGAGGCCACCGCTGGTGACTCCGTGCTGGTGGTCCTGAGCAGGGGCACACCTTCCAGAACCCCTCTCCAGAGCCCTTGGCGGGAGTTTTTAATGAGTTCAAGTGCCCAAACTGTCCGAATGAAACATTCCAGATTTTTTAAAGGGCCTGTCCAGTTGGGGGTTCCTCAGGCATGGCTTGGACTAAAGATCTGAGCTGCCCTGAGGACCAGTCTTCCCCcctgtgcccccagcccacccTGGCCGGAGCCAGCTAGAGTCCGTGAGTTCCTCTCCAGAACAGTCTGCCCCTGGGAAGAAGGAGTAGGACCCCCTCTTGACTGGTTCGCTAGCTGCAGGGAGCTGTGTCTTCCCGCTCCGCCCTCCACCCCCCGAAATGTTTCTGTTTCTAATCCCAGCCCGGGCAGGAATGCAGCTCTCCGGCCAGGGTCCAAGGATCTATTTTGGGGTCTCCGTTGCTTGGGAAGGGCTTTGCtgccccacccacctcccccagGTTTTGGCCAGTGGGTTACTCCTGGTTCTGGCTCCTGAGGGCCTCCCCGCCCATTTCTCACCTTACCACCCCTTCCTGACCGCCTGCAGGCGGTGTGAAGCCAAGTCCCGGAGGGCTAAATTTAACTGTCCCAAAGTTGGAATCTATGGCTGAGTCACCCGAGAAGCTGCCCTGGCCTCCAGCCCCCCTTCTTTGGCCTCAgcccccctccctccacccctgcctGGGGTTTGTGTTTGTGTATGGGGGGGTTGCCTGGATCACTCTGGACCTCAATTGGTCCCCTCTAGAGAATGGGCGGGCTCATCTTTGGCATCTGTCACACCTGTAGTTTTCCTCTCCCCTTTTTATTGGGGGAAGGGTGTAAGAATGGtgattcccccctcccccattaaACTGAAGGGTTCAGAGGGGCCTTGGAAGGAGGGAGTTGTGGGGGGCTGGCTTGTGAGGGGTTAAGGCTGGGAGGCGGGAGGGGGGCTGGACCGAGGGGgtggagagaagaggaggaggtcTCGGCAGCAGAGAGAAGTGGCCAGAGAGGCCTAGGGGACAGCCAGGGACAGGCAGACATGCGGCAGGGGCCCTGGGGCCTGGACAGGGGCTGACGTCCCGGTGACGGGAGGAGCCCGAGCCCCCAGCCCGGGGAGGGGGTCATGGTGCTGCCTGCCCGACATGTCAGCCGAGGTGCGGCTGCGGCGGCTCCAGCAGCTGGTGCTGGACCCCGGCTTCCTGGGGCTGGAGCCCCTGCTCGACCTTCTTCTGGGCGTCCACCAGGAGCTGGGCACCTCCGACCTGGCCCAGGACAAGTACGTGGCCGACTTCTTGCAGTGGGGTGAGTGGCTGTCTGCCTGGGCCTCCCAGGGTCAGAGACAGGAAATGGGTTGGGTGCAGGGGTCTGGCTGTTGGGGGACAGGACGGACAAAGGCAAATTGTCCAATGCATGGCCCTAGAGCCTGGACATGGGTCTTGGGGTGCTGTGCCCTTCCCCATACCCCTGGCAGGGCAGGGTCAGCAGAGGCCGGGGCAGCCATGACACGGAACCATGGCTTGGCAGCATCAGGAGCCAtggagggctgggctgggcacaGCCTCCCATGGGGCCTTTACCCCTACCCAAGGCTAAGCTGGGAGCCCCATCTCCAAAATGGGTCCTATGGCCCTCCATCGTGGTTTCCCAGAGCACGGACAGGCGGAAGGGACAGTGTGGGGCAGCTGCCAGGGGCGCGGCCATCTGGCAGGTGTTCGGCGTCAGCCTCTCCAGCTGCCCCAACAGGTGCCCAGGCCCTGGGAGGGTGCGGTGACTCAGGCTGGCCCTGGGGAAGAACCAGCTCTGCAGACAGGCGCCACCCAGCAACCCCTCTGTCCCCAGATTGAGGAGGGCCACTTCTGTCGGTTCCATGTTTTCCAACATTCTGATCTCTGCTAGCCTGCCTGAGCCATCCCGTTTTCCACTAATTCTTGACCCCTTTAATCCTCCTAGTTGAGGACCCCCAACCTTCCAGGTCTCCCCACAAAGCCCATTCTTGCAAGGTCTTTCCAGGCAGGCCGGGTCCGGAGAGGAGATGCTTCAATTTGGCTGCCCCcccggcacccccaccccccacccccaccccaagcccaagCCCAGGGCACAAGGTCACTCTAATCTCTGCCTGTGTAACATCCTGCCACTGTGTCCCCCCATCTGTTTGCCCTGCAGTGGCTCGATTTGGGTCTGTGTAGGTCATAGTCTTTCTGTCATTGTCTTTCTGTTTCCTGTCACTCTCCCCTCACCCGTATCTGTCCCCTTCCATCCCAAGCCCcgcttctctccctcctcccattTCACAGGGGGTAGCCTGGGGTTGGGCCATTCAGCCTCTGGAAGAACCCCCCCTACCTCCCCCGAGCCCTTAGTTACTCTCCTAGCCTCCCTTTTGCAGAGGACTAAGCTTGCCTGGCAGGGTAAACTGAGGCctagggtgggggcgggggtctGGCTCTCCTGTAAGGAGCGCTCCTTTTGTGGCCTGAGCCCGAATCCTGCGGCCCCTCCTCCGCCCAGCGAAGGGGGAGAGGGCCTGGGTTCCCGCTGCCTTAAAAGGGCTCAATGTCTtggctctctcctccctcccccgtCCCTGGGCCCTGGCTGCTGCTTCCCTGCCGGCCCATTCTCCCTGAACCCCGCGGGGGCCATCTCTCCGCTCCAGAGCGCACCCTATATCCCCTGTCTCCCATCCCTCCCTGCATCGGGCATCCCTTAGCCTGCTGGCTTCTGGGAGCCCAGGCCTCCCCTTCCCATTGCCTCTGAGTCTCGGGGCCTCCATCCCTGGTTTATCGCCTTCCCTGCCACCCTGTTTAACATTCCAAGCTGCTTGActttggtttccccatctgtaaatacGGGGTAATACAAGGCCCTTCCTGGATTTGTGGAGAGGACTGGCCGGCCCTCCTACCAGTGCCTGGAGCCCTGGAGCACTGGCTGCGTGCCCGGCAGCTGGCTCttcctccccctttccttctCCTGGCCTGCATCCCCAAATCCAGTACTTCCCAAAGTATGGTACAGGAGGCACCTTCATGTGAATCTGGAGGTTCTGGGTGGAGATGTATGTCCCCAGTCATAAGCCAAGACTTAGCTAAATAAGAATCTTGGGGTGGGGCCCGGGGACCCAGCATTTTAAGGCTCACCTGGCATAGAGGGAGGATTTCATTTCGTTCTCAGGCCCCTCTCGCCTCCTCCTGTTTGTTAACCGCCCTCTCCATCCTGCACCCACTATAGCCCTCTGGCCCCATACCCTGACCCCCAAAAGGGCTTCCAAGGCATCCTACCTCCAGGGGGTGGGGAATTTGGGGTCCCCTGAACCTCACACAGTGGACTATATGGGGAATCTTGTGATTCAGAGATCTTGTGCAGCCGAGACGGGGAGACTAGGGGGGCAGAAAGAGGGACTTCCCCACCCCTTCTCTAGCCTCGGTCCTAGTGATCCCCGGTTCTCGGCCCCTTCTCAGCGGAGCCCAT
The genomic region above belongs to Tamandua tetradactyla isolate mTamTet1 chromosome 16, mTamTet1.pri, whole genome shotgun sequence and contains:
- the DMWD gene encoding dystrophia myotonica WD repeat-containing protein isoform X3 is translated as MAAGGAEGGSGPGAAMGDCAEIKSQFRTREGFYKLLPGDGTARRSGPASAQTPAQPQPQPPQPPPGPASASGPGAAGPAPSPPPAGPGPGPALPAVRLSLVRLGEPDGAGSGEPPATPAGLGAGGDRVCFNLGRELYFYPGCCRRGSQRSIDLNKPIDKRIYKGTQPTCHDFNQFTAATETISLLVGFSAGQVQYLDLIKKDTSKLFNEEGRCKIRHGDCSVLGQLGPRGHVSTSSPRRLIDKTKVTYLKWLPESESLFLASHASGHLYLYNVSHPCVSAPPQYSLLKQGEGFAVYAAKSKAPRNPLAKWAVGEGPLNEFAFSPDGRHLACVSQDGCLRVFHFDSMLLRGLMKSYFGGLLCVCWSPDGRYVVTGGEDDLVTVWSFTEGRVVARGHGHKSWVNAVAFDPYTTRAEEAAASAGDGERSGEEEEEPEAGGAPVSPLPKAGSITYRFGSAGQDTQFCLWDLTEDVLYPHPPLARTHTLPGTPSTTPPAASSSRGGEPGPGPLPRSLSRSNSLPHPAGGGKGGGPGAVTEPGTPFSIGRFATLTLQERRDRGAEKEHKRYHSLGNISRGGGGSSGDKPSGPAPRSRLDPAKVLGTALCPRIHEVPLLEPLVCKKIAQERLTVLLFLEDCIITACQEGLICTWARPGKAFTDEEAEAQTGEGGWPRSPSKAVVEGISSQPGNSPSGTVV
- the DMWD gene encoding dystrophia myotonica WD repeat-containing protein isoform X2, with the protein product MAAGGAEGGSGPGAAMGDCAEIKSQFRTREGFYKLLPGDGTARRSGPASAQTPAQPQPQPPQPPPGPASASGPGAAGPAPSPPPAGPGPGPALPAVRLSLVRLGEPDGAGSGEPPATPAGLGAGGDRVCFNLGRELYFYPGCCRRGSQRSIDLNKPIDKRIYKGTQPTCHDFNQFTAATETISLLVGFSAGQVQYLDLIKKDTSKLFNEERLIDKTKVTYLKWLPESESLFLASHASGHLYLYNVSHPCVSAPPQYSLLKQGEGFAVYAAKSKAPRNPLAKWAVGEGPLNEFAFSPDGRHLACVSQDGCLRVFHFDSMLLRGLMKSYFGGLLCVCWSPDGRYVVTGGEDDLVTVWSFTEGRVVARGHGHKSWVNAVAFDPYTTRAEEAAASAGDGERSGEEEEEPEAGGAPVSPLPKAGSITYRFGSAGQDTQFCLWDLTEDVLYPHPPLARTHTLPGTPSTTPPAASSSRGGEPGPGPLPRSLSRSNSLPHPAGGGKGGGPGAVTEPGTPFSIGRFATLTLQERRDRGAEKEHKRYHSLGNISRGGGGSSGDKPSGPAPRSRLDPAKVLGTALCPRIHEVPLLEPLVCKKIAQERLTVLLFLEDCIITACQEGLICTWARPGKAGISSQPGNSPSGTVV
- the DMWD gene encoding dystrophia myotonica WD repeat-containing protein isoform X1; amino-acid sequence: MAAGGAEGGSGPGAAMGDCAEIKSQFRTREGFYKLLPGDGTARRSGPASAQTPAQPQPQPPQPPPGPASASGPGAAGPAPSPPPAGPGPGPALPAVRLSLVRLGEPDGAGSGEPPATPAGLGAGGDRVCFNLGRELYFYPGCCRRGSQRSIDLNKPIDKRIYKGTQPTCHDFNQFTAATETISLLVGFSAGQVQYLDLIKKDTSKLFNEERLIDKTKVTYLKWLPESESLFLASHASGHLYLYNVSHPCVSAPPQYSLLKQGEGFAVYAAKSKAPRNPLAKWAVGEGPLNEFAFSPDGRHLACVSQDGCLRVFHFDSMLLRGLMKSYFGGLLCVCWSPDGRYVVTGGEDDLVTVWSFTEGRVVARGHGHKSWVNAVAFDPYTTRAEEAAASAGDGERSGEEEEEPEAGGAPVSPLPKAGSITYRFGSAGQDTQFCLWDLTEDVLYPHPPLARTHTLPGTPSTTPPAASSSRGGEPGPGPLPRSLSRSNSLPHPAGGGKGGGPGAVTEPGTPFSIGRFATLTLQERRDRGAEKEHKRYHSLGNISRGGGGSSGDKPSGPAPRSRLDPAKVLGTALCPRIHEVPLLEPLVCKKIAQERLTVLLFLEDCIITACQEGLICTWARPGKAFTDEEAEAQTGEGGWPRSPSKAVVEGISSQPGNSPSGTVV